From one Streptococcus oralis genomic stretch:
- a CDS encoding CdaR family protein: MRKNSLYIISSFFFACILFIYATLTNYQNSNSARQVRTETYTNTVLNVPIDIQYDSDQYFISGFTSEVTVFLTGSNRVALASEMQESTRKFKVTADLSDASVGTIEVPLTIENLPSGLTAVATPQKITVKVGKKAKRDNVIVVPEIDPSQIDSRVKIDTVTVSDEKVTVISDEETLSKVDRVIAILPTSERITRNYSSSVPLQAVDKNGNVLPSVIMPFDTTMKITTKTATSSSSNSSTSSSEGSSSSTSSETKSDSSKQ, translated from the coding sequence ATGAGAAAAAATAGTCTATACATCATTTCTTCCTTCTTTTTCGCCTGCATTCTCTTTATCTATGCAACATTGACAAACTATCAGAATAGCAACAGTGCCAGACAGGTGCGGACGGAGACTTATACAAACACAGTTCTTAATGTCCCAATTGATATTCAGTATGACAGTGATCAGTATTTTATCAGTGGTTTTACATCTGAGGTGACGGTCTTTCTAACAGGGTCAAACAGAGTTGCTTTGGCGAGTGAGATGCAGGAAAGTACCCGCAAATTTAAGGTGACGGCTGATCTTTCTGATGCCAGTGTAGGAACCATCGAAGTTCCTCTAACCATTGAAAATCTTCCGAGCGGTTTGACGGCTGTTGCGACACCGCAAAAGATAACAGTGAAGGTCGGTAAAAAAGCAAAACGAGACAATGTCATTGTTGTGCCGGAGATTGACCCTAGTCAGATTGATTCTCGCGTGAAAATCGATACAGTTACTGTATCAGATGAAAAAGTAACGGTTATTAGTGATGAGGAAACCCTCTCCAAAGTAGATCGTGTCATTGCCATCTTACCGACGAGTGAACGGATAACTAGAAACTACTCGTCCTCTGTTCCTCTACAAGCAGTCGATAAAAATGGAAATGTCTTACCAAGCGTCATTATGCCGTTTGACACAACTATGAAAATTACAACAAAAACAGCAACGTCTAGTTCAAGTAACTCGTCAACAAGTTCCTCAGAAGGCAGTTCGTCTTCAACGAGTTCAGAAACAAAATCAGATTCGTCTAAACAATAA
- the glmM gene encoding phosphoglucosamine mutase gives MGKYFGTDGVRGEANVELTPELAFKLGRFGGYVLSQHETEAPKVFVGRDTRISGKMLESALVAGLLSVGIHVYKLGVLATPAVAYLVKTEGASAGVMISASHNPALDNGIKFFGGDGFKLDDEKEAEIEALLDATEDTFPRPSAEGLGTLVDYPEGLRKYEGYLVSTGTPLEGMKVALDTANGAASTSARQIFADLGAQLTVIGETPDGLNINLNVGSTHPEALQEVVKESQSAIGLAFDGDSDRLIAVDENGDIVDGDKIMYIIGKYLSEKGQLAQNTIVTTVMSNLGFHKALESAGINKAVTAVGDRYVVEEMRKSGYNLGGEQSGHVILMDYNTTGDGQLSAVQLTKIMKETGKSLSQLASEVTIYPQKLVNIRVENAMKEKAMEVPAIKTIIEKMEEEMAGNGRILVRPSGTEPLLRVMAEAPTTEEVNYYVDTIAAVVKDEIGID, from the coding sequence ATGGGTAAATATTTTGGGACCGATGGAGTCCGTGGAGAAGCAAACGTAGAACTGACACCAGAATTGGCTTTTAAACTAGGCCGTTTTGGTGGATATGTCCTCAGTCAACACGAAACAGAAGCCCCTAAAGTCTTTGTAGGACGTGATACACGTATCTCAGGAAAAATGTTAGAATCAGCCTTGGTGGCAGGTCTTCTCTCTGTAGGGATTCACGTCTACAAACTTGGTGTCCTTGCAACACCAGCAGTAGCTTACTTGGTCAAAACTGAGGGAGCTAGTGCGGGTGTCATGATTTCAGCGAGCCACAACCCAGCCCTTGATAATGGGATTAAGTTCTTTGGTGGGGATGGTTTCAAACTTGATGATGAAAAAGAAGCAGAAATTGAAGCCTTGCTAGATGCTACCGAAGACACTTTTCCTCGTCCAAGTGCCGAAGGTTTAGGAACCTTGGTGGACTATCCAGAAGGTTTGCGTAAGTATGAAGGCTACCTTGTTTCAACTGGAACGCCTCTTGAGGGAATGAAAGTGGCCTTGGACACAGCGAACGGTGCAGCGTCTACAAGTGCCCGTCAGATTTTCGCTGATCTTGGTGCTCAGTTGACAGTTATCGGTGAGACACCAGATGGTCTTAATATCAACTTGAATGTGGGTTCTACACATCCAGAAGCTCTTCAAGAAGTTGTCAAAGAAAGCCAGTCAGCTATTGGTTTGGCCTTTGACGGTGATAGTGACCGTTTGATTGCTGTTGATGAAAATGGTGACATCGTCGATGGTGATAAGATCATGTATATCATCGGTAAATACCTTTCTGAAAAAGGCCAGTTGGCTCAAAACACCATTGTGACAACGGTTATGTCTAACCTTGGCTTCCATAAGGCCTTGGAGAGTGCTGGCATTAACAAGGCAGTGACTGCTGTTGGTGACCGCTATGTCGTTGAAGAAATGAGAAAATCAGGCTACAACCTTGGTGGTGAACAGTCTGGTCACGTTATCTTAATGGATTACAACACAACTGGTGATGGTCAATTATCAGCTGTCCAATTGACTAAAATCATGAAAGAAACAGGCAAGAGCTTGTCTCAACTGGCATCAGAAGTGACGATTTACCCACAAAAACTGGTCAATATCCGAGTGGAAAATGCCATGAAAGAAAAGGCTATGGAAGTACCAGCCATCAAAACAATCATCGAAAAGATGGAAGAAGAAATGGCAGGGAACGGTCGTATCCTTGTCCGCCCAAGTGGAACAGAACCCCTCTTGCGCGTCATGGCAGAAGCCCCAACAACAGAAGAAGTTAACTACTACGTAGATACAATTGCTGCTGTTGTTAAAGATGAAATCGGAATTGACTAA